In the genome of Enterococcus hirae ATCC 9790, one region contains:
- a CDS encoding YggT family protein gives MLLNLLGRAAYFYSLLLMVYALLSWFPGGYQSGIGRFLAKICEPYIQLFDRLPLRFGGIDFTILAAILILNLAVQGLQHIVLWIVMAIY, from the coding sequence ATATTACTTAATCTGCTGGGACGAGCAGCCTACTTTTACAGTCTTTTGTTAATGGTTTATGCACTTTTATCCTGGTTTCCAGGAGGATATCAATCAGGGATTGGTCGCTTTTTAGCAAAAATCTGTGAACCGTATATCCAGTTATTTGATCGGCTTCCACTTCGATTTGGTGGAATTGATTTTACGATTCTAGCTGCGATCTTGATTTTAAACTTAGCAGTACAAGGTCTTCAACATATCGTTTTATGGATAGTCATGGCAATTTATTAA